A window of the Schlesneria paludicola DSM 18645 genome harbors these coding sequences:
- a CDS encoding glutaminyl-peptide cyclotransferase, whose product MLTNTSSALRPVSRRLRWVVGVLLLFGGAIGLRAFAQNKRTAKIDTWGFQVIASYPHDPVAFTQGLVFKNNQLFEGTGKLGESSLRRVDLATGAVEKIAPLNHHYFGEGITILDNRIYQLTWQNRLGIVYDLTSFQVEKTFQFTGEGWGLTNDGKYLIMSDGSSTIRFLDPKTFTVVRRITVRGHQGKVERLNELEFVKNEIWANVWYQDTIVRISPETGEVLGWVDLSNLYPRTQRRSNEDVLNGIAYDPDSDRLLVTGKNWPHLFEIKVGPK is encoded by the coding sequence ATGCTCACAAACACAAGTTCGGCATTGCGACCCGTTTCTCGACGGCTGAGATGGGTGGTGGGCGTGCTTTTGCTTTTCGGCGGCGCGATCGGACTTCGAGCATTCGCTCAAAACAAACGCACCGCGAAAATTGACACGTGGGGCTTTCAAGTCATCGCCAGCTATCCACATGATCCGGTGGCGTTCACACAGGGGCTTGTTTTTAAGAACAATCAGTTGTTTGAGGGAACCGGCAAACTGGGTGAATCGTCCCTGCGGCGTGTCGATCTGGCGACGGGCGCAGTCGAGAAAATCGCCCCGCTGAACCATCATTACTTTGGTGAGGGAATCACGATTCTCGACAATCGGATCTATCAACTGACTTGGCAAAATCGACTGGGGATTGTGTATGACCTGACGAGTTTCCAAGTCGAGAAGACTTTTCAATTCACGGGCGAGGGCTGGGGACTGACAAACGATGGCAAGTACCTGATCATGAGTGATGGGTCGTCGACAATTCGCTTCCTCGATCCCAAGACATTCACGGTCGTGAGACGCATCACCGTCCGCGGCCATCAGGGCAAAGTCGAGAGACTGAACGAATTGGAATTCGTGAAGAACGAAATCTGGGCCAACGTGTGGTATCAAGACACCATTGTGCGAATTTCTCCTGAGACTGGAGAAGTACTGGGGTGGGTGGATCTCAGCAATCTGTATCCTCGGACGCAGCGACGCAGCAACGAAGATGTACTGAACGGTATCGCGTACGACCCGGACAGCGATCGTCTGCTGGTGACCGGAAAAAACTGGCCGCATCTGTTCGAGATCAAAGTGGGCCCGAAATAG
- a CDS encoding iron-containing alcohol dehydrogenase: MTMKYDFWSPMQIVFGWGRRSELGKLAATVGTRAFLISGSRTLEICGVIESAAASLEEQGLRVHRFSAASREPEVADVDRLVSELVMSEPCATDVIVAVGGGSTIDLAKAAAALVQNRHGHSVVEFLEGVGKGLQITHRPLPMIAVPTTAGTGAECTKNAVISSYDAPFKKSLRSDWMIPKIVLVDPELTVSLPSHTTAFTGMDAITQLIESFISRRAAPIPQAMALRGLKLALPALPVAVRDGANRESREAMAHAAMLSGLALANSGLGLAHGVAAALGVHCQVPHGQACAMLLPTALRVNQQAREVELAELESLFESRPLTNPELAEGFIRRIEGLCLEVGIPVRLRDVGVLEEQIPALVTGSRGNSMSGNPRDVADDELSRILHDLW, translated from the coding sequence ATGACTATGAAGTACGATTTTTGGTCACCGATGCAGATTGTGTTCGGATGGGGACGCCGTTCTGAACTGGGCAAGCTTGCCGCGACGGTTGGGACGCGTGCCTTCCTGATTTCAGGCAGCCGAACGCTCGAGATATGCGGCGTCATCGAGTCTGCAGCCGCGTCGCTGGAAGAGCAGGGACTGCGTGTCCATCGCTTTTCGGCCGCTTCACGCGAACCCGAGGTGGCTGACGTCGATCGGTTGGTGTCCGAACTGGTGATGTCGGAACCCTGCGCGACCGACGTGATTGTTGCAGTTGGCGGCGGTTCGACAATCGATCTCGCGAAAGCCGCTGCGGCACTCGTGCAGAACCGCCATGGTCACTCGGTGGTGGAGTTTCTCGAAGGCGTCGGCAAAGGACTCCAGATCACCCACCGTCCGCTCCCGATGATCGCCGTTCCGACAACGGCGGGAACCGGTGCCGAATGCACCAAGAACGCCGTGATTTCGTCATACGACGCGCCGTTCAAGAAAAGTCTGCGTAGCGATTGGATGATTCCCAAGATCGTTCTGGTTGATCCGGAACTCACGGTCAGCCTGCCGTCCCACACAACGGCCTTCACCGGGATGGATGCCATCACGCAACTGATCGAAAGTTTCATCTCCCGACGCGCTGCGCCGATTCCGCAAGCGATGGCACTTCGTGGACTGAAGTTGGCGCTGCCGGCGTTACCCGTCGCTGTCCGTGATGGGGCAAATCGAGAAAGTCGTGAAGCGATGGCGCATGCGGCGATGCTATCAGGCTTGGCACTTGCCAATTCGGGGCTTGGTCTGGCACACGGGGTTGCCGCGGCGTTGGGAGTCCATTGTCAGGTACCTCATGGCCAGGCCTGTGCGATGCTGCTACCGACAGCACTGCGAGTGAACCAGCAAGCCCGAGAGGTCGAGCTGGCTGAACTCGAAAGCCTGTTCGAATCACGACCGCTCACAAATCCAGAACTGGCCGAAGGGTTCATTCGCAGGATCGAAGGTCTTTGTCTCGAGGTCGGCATTCCCGTTCGATTGCGCGATGTCGGTGTTTTGGAAGAGCAAATTCCGGCGCTCGTGACGGGTTCGCGCGGCAATAGCATGAGTGGCAATCCTCGTGATGTCGCCGACGACGAACTCTCACGAATCCTTCACGATTTGTGGTAA
- a CDS encoding formylglycine-generating enzyme family protein, translated as MSRIRRQKQQAANPTSTITEPKPTTAGFGLRGVGLIALGAIAFAGAYAVTAYEQKTESKQQPAARKAAALKGSSENVAASVEAPITEAPTSAPEGMVWIPPGEFTMGTSGPSALPNERPAHQVHLNGYWIDAHEVTNAEFQKFVDATGYVTTAEVKPDWEELKKTVPPGTPKPPDDVLVPGSLVFTAPPTPVPTNDVSKWWTWIPGACWKHPEGPKSSIDNRSEHPVVHISWDDANAYAKWAGKRLPTEAEWECASRGGLVGKRFTWGDEPPKESSKLSNIWQGVFPNQNDQLDGWERTAPVKSYPPNGYGLYDMSGNVWEWCSDWYRADAYAQRMAEKVVENPPGPADSWDPGEPDAAKRVIRGGSFLCHITYCESYRTAARRGTTPDTGMSHLGFRCVVPDKKPQ; from the coding sequence ATGTCACGAATCCGCCGACAGAAACAACAAGCCGCAAACCCGACTTCAACGATCACCGAACCGAAACCGACCACGGCGGGATTTGGCCTTCGGGGGGTTGGATTGATCGCACTGGGGGCCATCGCATTCGCCGGGGCGTACGCCGTCACGGCCTACGAACAGAAAACGGAGTCCAAACAACAACCCGCAGCGCGAAAGGCCGCGGCGTTAAAAGGCTCGTCCGAAAACGTCGCCGCATCCGTTGAAGCCCCGATCACTGAAGCCCCGACCTCGGCCCCGGAAGGCATGGTTTGGATTCCACCGGGTGAGTTCACGATGGGAACATCAGGCCCCTCGGCCTTGCCGAACGAACGACCTGCTCATCAAGTACATCTGAACGGTTATTGGATCGATGCTCACGAAGTTACCAACGCCGAGTTTCAAAAATTCGTCGATGCAACGGGATATGTCACGACGGCGGAAGTGAAGCCTGATTGGGAAGAATTGAAAAAGACCGTGCCCCCCGGGACTCCCAAACCGCCCGATGACGTGCTGGTCCCTGGTTCACTCGTTTTCACGGCGCCGCCAACTCCTGTACCCACAAACGATGTTTCGAAGTGGTGGACGTGGATCCCTGGAGCCTGTTGGAAACATCCCGAAGGCCCCAAGTCATCGATTGATAACCGGTCCGAACATCCCGTTGTCCACATTTCGTGGGACGATGCGAATGCCTATGCAAAATGGGCCGGCAAGCGTTTACCCACCGAAGCAGAATGGGAGTGTGCTTCACGCGGCGGGCTGGTGGGGAAGCGGTTCACCTGGGGAGACGAACCTCCCAAGGAATCGAGCAAGCTTAGCAATATCTGGCAGGGCGTGTTCCCGAATCAGAACGATCAGTTGGACGGTTGGGAACGAACGGCGCCGGTCAAATCATACCCTCCCAATGGGTACGGCCTATATGACATGAGCGGCAATGTGTGGGAATGGTGCTCGGACTGGTACCGCGCCGATGCGTATGCTCAACGCATGGCGGAAAAGGTCGTCGAGAACCCGCCAGGTCCTGCCGACAGTTGGGACCCCGGCGAGCCTGATGCCGCAAAACGCGTGATCCGTGGCGGTTCGTTCCTTTGCCACATCACCTATTGCGAAAGCTACCGCACGGCAGCTCGACGCGGCACGACTCCTGACACGGGGATGTCGCACCTGGGGTTTCGCTGTGTCGTTCCGGACAAGAAGCCGCAATGA
- a CDS encoding indolepyruvate ferredoxin oxidoreductase subunit alpha has product MAKAGSRKKLPKEVAVINADNCTGCEACLEVCPVDCIYKVPGDSISVLQSWCEIDVERCVGCEVCVHIPTKKTDPYELTVCPWDAIEMIPTIQVAQVVADKGGPPDYMLKNWDRLVVPAQRMAELAAEQATSKS; this is encoded by the coding sequence ATGGCCAAAGCTGGTTCGCGAAAAAAGCTTCCTAAAGAAGTTGCCGTCATCAATGCCGACAACTGCACTGGCTGTGAGGCGTGCCTGGAAGTCTGCCCGGTTGACTGCATTTACAAAGTCCCTGGCGATTCCATCTCGGTCTTGCAGTCGTGGTGCGAAATCGATGTCGAGCGATGTGTGGGCTGCGAAGTCTGCGTCCATATCCCAACGAAGAAAACCGATCCGTACGAATTGACGGTCTGTCCGTGGGATGCGATCGAGATGATTCCCACAATCCAAGTTGCTCAGGTCGTCGCCGACAAGGGTGGACCACCGGACTATATGCTGAAAAACTGGGATCGGCTTGTCGTACCGGCTCAGCGGATGGCGGAACTCGCAGCAGAACAGGCGACTTCGAAGTCGTGA
- a CDS encoding bifunctional folylpolyglutamate synthase/dihydrofolate synthase: MPDRIETYEQAIEFLFGRINYERIQAEAYSTSDFKLDRMRRLLELMGNPHERIPAIHVAGTKGKGSTCSMLSSILAASGYRCGLYISPHITAFEERFTINGVMPTQSEFIGLVNRLLPMITQMDNMPGRMQPTYFELATALAWLHFLEQNVDIAVLEVGLGGRLDSTNLCKPLVTVITNVSRDHTHVLGSTVHQIAYEKAGIVKSGIPTISGVTHPDALAMVEETCRERGSPLKLLGRDFRLVDRHLDEHEQVQIDVTTSTSNWQQMPVALRGPHQAVNATLALAVVDELRQLNWDLSDDDVRQGLLSVSWPARVEVIARRPTVIVDAAHNWESARALVASLNESTKLRKRILVFAATKDKDVAGILRQLLPHFDTLVLTRYLDNPRGVSLEELSRLVNALTVRPAHLAKDPLAAWTLAKRLATQDDVIVITGSFFLVAELRSTIAEECRATLN, encoded by the coding sequence ATGCCGGATCGAATTGAGACCTATGAACAGGCCATTGAGTTCCTGTTTGGGCGGATCAATTACGAACGGATTCAGGCCGAGGCTTATTCCACCAGCGATTTCAAGCTGGACCGCATGCGCCGTCTGCTCGAGTTGATGGGGAACCCGCATGAGCGCATTCCCGCGATTCACGTCGCCGGCACAAAAGGCAAAGGGTCGACGTGCTCGATGCTGTCCTCGATTCTGGCTGCATCGGGATATCGTTGTGGATTGTACATTTCGCCGCATATCACCGCATTCGAAGAGCGATTTACGATCAATGGAGTGATGCCGACGCAGTCTGAGTTCATCGGATTGGTCAATCGTCTGCTGCCAATGATTACCCAGATGGACAACATGCCTGGGCGGATGCAACCAACTTATTTTGAGTTGGCAACGGCGCTGGCCTGGCTTCATTTTCTGGAGCAGAACGTCGATATCGCGGTCTTGGAAGTAGGGCTCGGCGGGCGGCTCGATTCGACCAACTTGTGTAAGCCTCTGGTCACCGTGATCACCAACGTCAGCCGTGACCACACACACGTGCTGGGTAGCACTGTCCATCAGATTGCGTATGAAAAGGCCGGAATCGTCAAATCAGGCATTCCGACGATTTCTGGAGTCACTCACCCCGACGCGCTGGCCATGGTTGAGGAGACCTGCCGTGAGCGGGGTTCCCCACTGAAGTTGCTGGGCCGAGATTTTCGGCTTGTGGATCGCCATCTGGATGAGCATGAACAGGTACAGATCGACGTCACAACATCTACATCGAACTGGCAACAGATGCCCGTGGCTTTGCGCGGGCCGCACCAGGCCGTGAATGCAACGCTGGCACTCGCCGTGGTGGATGAGCTGCGGCAGTTGAACTGGGACCTGTCCGATGACGATGTCCGGCAAGGACTACTAAGCGTAAGCTGGCCGGCGCGTGTGGAAGTGATCGCAAGACGTCCGACCGTGATCGTTGATGCCGCGCACAACTGGGAATCGGCCCGGGCACTCGTGGCGTCACTCAACGAGTCCACCAAACTTCGCAAGCGAATCCTCGTCTTCGCTGCGACGAAAGATAAAGACGTCGCTGGTATCCTGCGCCAACTGTTACCCCACTTCGATACGCTCGTTTTGACGCGATATCTGGACAATCCGCGCGGGGTATCGCTCGAGGAACTGAGCAGGCTTGTCAATGCTCTGACCGTTCGGCCCGCGCATCTCGCCAAAGATCCGCTTGCCGCCTGGACACTGGCCAAACGTTTGGCGACGCAGGACGATGTAATCGTGATTACCGGTTCATTTTTTCTCGTCGCAGAACTGCGATCGACAATCGCAGAGGAATGCCGCGCGACGCTGAATTGA
- a CDS encoding SDR family NAD(P)-dependent oxidoreductase: MWKQLANQWALITGASAGLGAEFARQLASRGMHLVLTARRRELMEELALELHTKHGTRCEIIVADLSDPSQPQRILNELDAKGITIELLVNNAGFGVVGEVQQADIDRLLEMIRLNIAAMTELTYRLLPGMIARGHGSILNVSSLSAFQPVAYMGVYAASKAFVLHLSEALHCELKDRGVTVTAVCPGVTRTSFFDIAGAPGWVQKHSSLSVETVVKKGLKALVRHRQCVIPGWRNFLLTLLVRIASRRRVVIESTRFFRPRSKPKAKPS, from the coding sequence GTGTGGAAGCAGTTGGCGAATCAGTGGGCACTGATCACCGGAGCCTCAGCGGGCTTGGGTGCTGAATTCGCACGCCAACTCGCCTCTCGCGGCATGCATCTGGTGTTGACCGCACGTCGACGCGAATTGATGGAAGAGCTCGCTCTAGAACTTCATACCAAGCACGGGACGCGCTGTGAGATCATCGTTGCGGATCTCTCCGATCCGTCGCAGCCCCAGCGAATTTTGAACGAGCTGGATGCCAAGGGAATCACGATTGAACTGCTGGTGAACAACGCGGGCTTTGGAGTTGTTGGCGAAGTGCAACAGGCCGACATCGATCGATTGCTCGAAATGATTCGTCTGAATATCGCGGCGATGACCGAACTGACTTACCGCCTACTCCCCGGAATGATCGCCCGGGGGCATGGTTCGATTCTGAATGTCTCGTCGTTGTCGGCCTTCCAGCCAGTGGCTTACATGGGCGTTTACGCGGCGAGTAAGGCGTTCGTGCTGCACTTGAGCGAGGCCTTGCACTGTGAATTGAAAGACCGCGGAGTCACTGTGACAGCGGTTTGCCCAGGGGTCACGCGAACCAGCTTCTTTGATATCGCAGGCGCTCCGGGGTGGGTGCAGAAGCACTCGTCACTTTCGGTCGAGACGGTCGTCAAAAAGGGGCTCAAGGCCCTGGTGCGACATCGACAGTGCGTGATTCCCGGCTGGCGCAACTTTTTACTGACGTTACTCGTGCGAATCGCGTCGCGACGGCGGGTTGTGATAGAATCGACGCGGTTCTTTCGCCCACGTTCTAAACCGAAAGCCAAGCCGTCCTGA
- a CDS encoding glutaredoxin family protein, giving the protein MTYRPTGSAPENRLVPLGRGLFGGGLILLVLRGLQMTTQLPGLPSFWYSNQSLWVCLGFGMTALGWQILWGKPKMPESGWRPAVPGRRFRSVILYTKEGCHLCDEAAELLARYERWLPRVENIEIQSSRELTEQFQTCVPVIAFDGKIRFRGRVDEALLRRLIEGSPPQGLKSSHGHGTEVQ; this is encoded by the coding sequence ATGACATACAGACCGACGGGTTCGGCACCAGAGAACCGCCTCGTACCACTCGGGCGAGGCCTGTTTGGCGGAGGGCTCATCCTTCTCGTCTTGCGAGGGCTGCAGATGACAACGCAATTGCCGGGTCTGCCCAGCTTCTGGTATTCGAATCAATCCTTGTGGGTCTGCTTGGGATTTGGCATGACGGCACTCGGATGGCAAATCCTGTGGGGTAAACCCAAAATGCCAGAAAGCGGATGGCGTCCCGCAGTCCCCGGCCGTCGATTTCGATCGGTCATCCTTTACACCAAAGAAGGATGTCACCTGTGTGATGAGGCCGCCGAATTACTCGCACGATACGAGCGGTGGCTGCCTCGTGTTGAAAACATTGAGATCCAGTCCAGCCGTGAACTGACCGAACAATTCCAAACGTGTGTCCCTGTGATCGCGTTTGATGGTAAGATTCGATTTCGCGGACGCGTTGATGAAGCATTACTCAGACGGCTGATCGAAGGCAGCCCTCCCCAGGGCCTGAAGTCGTCCCACGGCCACGGCACGGAGGTTCAGTAG